A window of the Plasmodium gaboni strain SY75 chromosome Unknown, whole genome shotgun sequence genome harbors these coding sequences:
- a CDS encoding hypothetical protein (conserved Plasmodium protein, unknown function) produces the protein MEYIIKNEKELSFIKNAELNVFNVDNNKINNIHNNVTSELCINNFNVLYNNDTIKKIEQKEKEKKNGDMIEEQEDNYRNRPNIINKDNQHNQENIIKNDITYKNNTNNIFSNAFNNNNNN, from the coding sequence atggaatatattataaaaaatgaaaaagaacttagttttataaaaaatgcagaattaaatgtattcaacgtagataataataaaataaataatattcataataatgTGACTTCTGAGttatgtattaataattttaatgtattatataataatgatacaataaagaaaatagaacaaaaagaaaaagaaaaaaaaaatgggGATATGATAGAGGAACAAGAAGATAATTATAGAAATAGGccaaatataataaataaagataatcAGCATAACCAAGAGaatatcataaaaaatgatataacatataagaataatactaataatattttctctaatgcttttaataataataataataataa